Part of the Vicugna pacos chromosome 3, VicPac4, whole genome shotgun sequence genome is shown below.
GAGACCTCCCCCTCCCAATGATCTGGAGCGACACAGCCAAAAGCTGGAATCTCCTCCATTTCCATTCTCACCTTCAGGGGTAGAAATTTCCCCTATCCCCATTTCTGGGGCTGGAACCCACTCCTTTTTTCCCATCATCCTCCTGCCATCTCTAGGGCTGAAACTAccctcctttctcttctgctACCACCCCATCTCTAGAGAGGTGGAATCTCTTGAAATCTCTGGGGCTGGAATTCATCCCCCAGAGTCTTGAGTGGCTCTGGCTCATCTGTGTCTCCACCCTGGTTCTGTAAACCACCCCTAGTCCAGATGCCAGAGccactggggttgggggtggggacagggtcaGGCCTGTCAGAAGGAGCTGAAGCCAGTATGCCAAGCAGTTGTAATGGTCTGAGCGGATTTATTGACAGTGAATAAAGGGCACGAAGCCCAAGCCAGGGCCTGGGTCTCTTGTGCCAAGAGGGCAGGGGATCTAAGGTGCTATTGCTTTAAGGGCCCACCAAGGGCAGGGGCCTGCTCCCAGCCGCCACGCTCTAGCATATGGAGTGAGGGAAGGCAGGTCACGCGGCCTCCTGGCAGGCAGGGGAAGGCGAAGAGACTAAGGGCccagagtggggtggggggacttcTCCCAAGGTCCCCCAGCCTGAGACCATGCAACTCCAGGTGGAAGTAGGGCTGGTCCCTCAGCTCGGGGGCAATGGAGAGGAGGGGCTTCGTGCCTACCCACCCCTTGGCCCTGCCAGCTGGTAGTCCATCAGCGCAGTGAAGAAGCAGGCTTGGGGGAGAGGAAGGGTGACAGTGTTGCTTCCTATTCAAGTTGTGTCCCTTCTTTTCCCCAGGCCTTCCCTAGCCCCTGGAGCCCATGcccacccaccccccccccacacaccaaACCAAGGAATCTGTACCAAAGGCTAAGCCTGCAGTTTACCCTGGGGGTCAGGGAGCCCATGGGCTTAGGTAGTTTAAAgttgggggggtgggaggaggagattATCTGACCTGGGGCCCAGGCAGACTCACCTCACACACCCCCTGCTCCCTGTGGTAGAGACatctgagagagaggaggggtcAACAATGAGAGAATGGGTCATATTAGTGATATCAGTGCCCCCCAGAGTAGGGGCAGTAAGAACTCAGCCCACCGCAACCCTGGCCATGTCTTCATACCTGGTGATCTGAGATGTCCGGTTTGCTGGGCTGTCCATTTGCCTCTTGACTGACTGGCCCTGAGCTTgggcccctccctccagcccgcAACATCGGCTCTGCAGAGGCTCCAGGGTTCCCCTCAAGTGCACGAGGGCCTAGGCTGCTGTCCCTGAGTCCTCCATTCTGCACTGGGGGGCTGGCGATGGCCGGGGGCTGTGGCCTCTCTGGgggcaggggcctctctgggggCTGGGGCCTCTCTGGGGGCAGGCTCTCAACGGCAGGTATTCCTGTCCTGGGCTGCCCTCCCCCAAACCCCTGACCACCCCCTGGGTCCTGCCCCCCACCAGACCCCCAGCTTCTGTCCGTGGGGGAGCCATCACGATGCTCATGCAGCCCATAGCGCTTCTCAATGTGTGTCACCCGGaacctgggaggggagggaacactGGGGCTTAGGATCACAACTCAGAGGCTGCTTGGCCCTTCCCTCTGATCAAGGATATCCTGGGTTTGATGGCTGCTTCCCTCTAGCCTAGGGCAGGGGAGACATCCTCAGATTGTGGGGCACATTGTGCAGCCTGATTCCTGCTGGGGCTCACAGTCTGGGAAGTAAGAGCCAGGCCCACCCTGATCATTGGGGCCCCCATCTCAACCTCCCTTTCCCCAGGGTACTCTATCCCCACCTGCCCACAGAGAACACGGTGGTCTCCCCAGGCCGAGGGCGACTCTTTCCTTCTTTGGAACGTCCCTGACGGACAAGTGGAGGTCTCTTGTTGCGGCTGCAGTGGATACAAGGGGCTGAGGAGCCCAGGTGCACTGTGTGATGATGGGAGGGGGCTCCATCTTGCAGGCTGGAGGTGGCATCCATGCTGGACAGTAgggaggaagggagcagggctGACATTCCCATTTTCGCTCCTGTTCCATTTGCTCCTGTTCTTTCAGTGTGTGCCCTAAACCCCCATatgccccacctcccccaggccccaacattcttttcttgtctttatcTAATAAAGTCAATATGGAGATGTTAGTGACCATGTGTTCTCCCTCCCAGGGTTGTTTGCTAAAAAGAGGGCAATGCTTAACCCAGACAAGTGGCACAAGGGGTGAATGTTAGGCTTGATGATATGCAGAGGAGAGATGTGATTTGAAGGACTCAGGATTTTTAcaaaatttccttcttcctgTACATGAGCCAGCCTTACTCTTCTCCCTTCGCCTCAAACATGCAAGGAGACTGGGACAGGAATGTGCTGGAGGAGAGGGTACTCTCCAAGGCAAGCTAAACCATGCTGGCCCTTGTTTCTAGCTCACCTGGACAGCTGCACTGTCCCTTCTCCTTCACTGTCCCCCAGCATCTCCTTCAAGGCCTCAGCATTGGCTGAGgggagaaggaaaagagggagtcAGTGAAGGTGGAGACCAGGGCAAGAGGAAGTTGAGGAGGTGGGGAACCAGGGGCCAGCCTACACCCACCTTCATTTTGGATGATGCAGCGAACAATCCTCTCTACTGTGTCCTCATTCATGTCATCGTCCTCAGCTGAAGGATGAAAGAGGTTGGCAAGGAAGTGGGAAATGAGTCAGCTTTGGGGGTACATTACCTGGTGGCTTCTGTGGCTTACTGCTCAAGACCTACCCCTTTACCAACTtgccatcatgctgtacattagcaTTTCAAGGGCCAGGGCCGAAAAGTTGGGGAAATCAATGGGAATCCAAGACTACTATCAATGGGCCCTTCCCACCCATGCTGCTTTCTCTAGCCCTGCCTTCAGGGCGGTGGCACTTCCCTTGCTAACTCAAGAAAGCATCACTAGGCCTCCTGAAAGCTTGGTTGGGATTTGGCCTGGGTCTGTTGGCCACGAAGAGGTGTTCGGAGGAAGGGTAAGTGAGTAAGGGAGAAAGGTGACTGAACCAGGTTTTAAGCTGTTCACTCACGGGGCTGGAGCTGGGCGTCGTCAGGCTCGGAGCCTCTAGACGTGCGGCAGCGGTATCCCTTCTTCTTGAGCACGTGGCAGATCATGAAGCCTACAAGGCCCATGAGAAAGAAGACCAGCACAAGCAGGAAGAGCATGTAAAGCCCATGTTGGGGCGGCTCCAGGTCAGGCTGTGGTTCCGACATGAGGCCCTGGGGGGCGAGCGCGAGCCAGGGCGCCTCCTGGAGTTAGGGGGCCGCAGCTAGGGATGGGTGAGGGATAGGAATGCGGTCCTCAGGATCCGAAAGGGGCAAAACTCCGAGGTCGGGCCCCACCCCCTACCCAACCAAGGAGCTGTCCGTGCTGGGGGTGCTGGTCCGGGCCAAGGGTGCCAGACGGCCGATGCGCAAGCCTTCTTCCACGACCCTGGTCCCGCTTCCCCGATGCCCAGAGCGTTCCCCTTTCCAGCTTGTCCTGCGCTTCCGGCCCTCCCAAGGACACTGCAGAGCGAGATGGGACGGAATTCTCAGGCGGCCGGCGCAAGGATTGTGCCTGAGTCAGCGTCTGCACCTCCTGTGCGCCGGCCTGAGCCAGGCCTccgcagccccctcccctgcctgtaCTTtcgcacacacaccccctcccgcTTTTCGGTACCTCCCATCCTGACCACCTGGCCCACCCGGTACCGGTGGTTTGGTTCTGGCTCCGGCTCCGGCTCTGGCTCGGGTTCGGGCTCCAGGGGTGTCCTAGTCAGGCTCAGAGCCCCGGACGCCCTCCCGGTGCTCATCCCttgcttccttcccctcccccttcgcCGCCTCAAGGGCTCGGGCTGCGGCTGCAGATAACCCGTGCCGCGGCAGGcggggggagggaaggatggagaggGATGTGGGCTGGATGGGCCGGCGACAGGCTCTGGACAACTCCAGccctgggaagggaaggagatgggGGCGCCGCCGCAGACGCCCTGGGTTTCCAAAAGCCTTAGACTGTCTCCAACCCAGGACCAGGGGGCGGAGCGCAGGTGTGCGGGGCGGAGAGCGAGAGCCTTGCGCGCCCGTGAGCGCAAGTGTGGTGCGCGCGTGACTGCGCCGCCTCTCCTCCCCCCGGGGGAGTGTGCGGCGCGGAGTCTGGGTCCGGGTGAGGAGGACAGGCAGTTAGGCGAGAGTGCTCTCCACTGGTCTATCGGGCACGCCTGGCTTGGCTTCTGCCCTCGGTTCCCCGACCGGGTGGATAGCCGGGAATCTTCCCAGCGGGCCGGGAAGCGGGCTTTCTGCACCCGAGAAGGTCAGCGTGGCCGGTTCTCTGGAGCCTTCTAGAGAGATGACCACGGCCTGCGCTCCGTTTGGGACAGGTGGCTGGAGAGGATGGCTCGGCTTCCCGGGGCTTTGACCCCCGCCCGGAAGAAAATGGACCTCGCATCCTAGGGCCGATGCTACTGTCCTCCGCCCAAGCCCAGACGTTCACGCCCCAGAACCTAGAAGGGCGAACGGAGCCAGGCGAGGGCGGACCTCCGCGGGGAGGCGTGGTTTGGGCGTGGTCTAGGGAAGGCGGGCTTGGGCTTCCAGGTTCCGCAGCGGCAGGCTGCGTGCTTACGCAGCACGCAGGACCGGGGGTGGGGCAGGCGGCCAGGCTGGCGGCAGAGGCGCGGGGCCTGGTCCCGCTGGCACCATGGCCAAGACTGTGGCCTATTTTTACGACCCCGACGTGGGCAACTTCCACTATGGTGAGGGGACAAGGTCGTACGCGAGGGGTTTCGGGACATGGAGGTTTCGAGGCTGCGGCTTCAACTCCAGGGATGGGAACTGACGAACTctcttctcccacccccaggggctGGGCACCCTATGAAGCCCCATCGCTTGGCATTGACCCATAGTCTGGTCCTGCACTACGGTCTCTATAAGAAGATGATCGTAAGTCTCGCGGCTTCTGCTGGGGTTTGAGGGTGGGGGCGAGCTGCGGCCCTGGAGATGGGTAGGCTGCAGTGAAGGCACCAAGAGCGACCCACCCCTAGAGTGGTGGGGGGAGAGGCTGAGTAGAAGGAACCGGGAGCACCCACATATGCAGAGTGTTGGTAGGTGCACCCACTGACTTAATGGGAGCTATTTTTTCCACTTTAGGTTGGCCACCCTTTGACCTCAAGTGGACCAATCCATGGCCTAGGGTTAGAGTGAGTGGGGCTGGTTTGAAGACAGAAAGTGTTTCCCTTCCCAGCATCATAGGCCAGTTCTGTGACCTCAGGGAAGGGCAAGGGGCTGTATTATTGGATGTGAGGTTTACCCTCATTCCCACCCCTTCTCCTCCACCACTTCTCTCCACCCCCAAGGAGCTAGAGCTCCAGAGAGGACTCTGAAGTCTTGTgtgtaaatgtgtatgtgtgtggaggaCAGTAGGAGATGTGCTGGGTATTCCCCTTTTCAACCCAGAATACCCCCCAACAGTTCTACTTAGTCACTACCCATCCCTCCATCTCTGGGATATACACATGTTATCTGTCCCCAGCTTGGAGTTTATAGCTGTGATATGTGATTATAACATACTGCTCGGCCCTTATGCATTGCAAGGGGAATTAGTCAACAGTATGAATGGGTGTCATCTGCTTGTGCTGGGGCATATACAGGTGAACTGGTTATAGAAAAGACTGAGGTGATGTTAGTGCATGAATCTCTGACTCCTTTGAAAATGTTTGCCAGTGTGTGCCTATGAGCATTTTCTGGGAGGAGTAGAAAATTTGATTCTTGTCCAATTTCTGAAGAAGTATGTGAACCCCTCAAAAGATAATAAATCTCTGGATTAGTACATGATCATCTTGGGTTTTAATTAGAAGTCTGTCATATGTCCCACATTATTTGACtccaaaattaagaactcagaggagagagaggatagCATCAGAGCCCAGGGGAAATGAGTATGGAGAGAATCAGGAATAGGAGATCCAGGGAACATGGCAGGTGGAAGAGTGTTAAGGTTTGAGAAGATAGGAAAGGCTGAGCTGGAGGTGGAAAGGAAAAGGCAAGCGCAGTGGTCTTTAGGGGGCTTGATCATAGTAAACCATCAGGCTAATCAGAGTCTCTTTTCACTGACATTTGTCTCATAGAGTAACAAGGATTAGAGGGCAAGGGGACTACTGTGTGTGGTTTTGGACAGCCCCAGGGCTGGGTTCAGTGTGAGTGACCTCAGCCCAGGGAGTGGGACTGACCCTGCCTGGGTTCACCTTGTGTTTTCATCCCAAGGTCTTCAAGCCATACCAGGCCTCCCAGCATGACATGTGCCGCTTCCACTCTGAGGACTACATCGACTTCCTGCAGAGAGTCAGCCCCACCAATATGCAAGGCTTCACCAAGAGCCTCAATGCCTTCAACGTGGGCGATGACTGGTGAGGGGAGGACTGGGACCTTTGATGTCAGGCACCTGTTGCCAGGCATTTCAATGAGAATACTTGAGTGAGATCTTGTGGCAGGAGTGGGAAGATAGGAACGGGGAGGATACTTGTCAATGAATCATCATttactcatttctttattcaacaaatatttattggttaCTTAATCTAGGCCAGGACCTTTGCTAAGTGCTGGGGATGCAATGAAAAACATCAACAGCACAATTTTAATATTGTAGTTGTGCTGAGTCCTCTGAAGGAGAGGTACATGACAGACTATGAGAGCATATACATGGGAGAATTATGTAGCCTGGGAGTGGGCCGGTCAGTGGAGGTTTCCTAGACGAAGTAATAAAgattgagctgagatctgaagaaaGTAGGAAGTAATTAGGTGAAAGGTAGCTGAGAGGATGGAGGATGAGGGGAGGAATGTCGTGGGCAGTAGGGGCAACACGTGCTAAGGACAGAATATGACTCATTTGAGGAACAGAAAAAAGGCCGACTGTAGAATCTGAAGAGAAGAGTGATCTGAATGGAGGCTAAAGAGATAGGTAGGGCTTACAAAGCAAGCAACCCTGTAATGAATTGGGGTTTTTACCTCTAGAGTAGAGGGAAGTCATCAGAGTGTTTTAGAAAGCAAGAGACTTGTCAGACATGACCACGTTAATGTTGAGCTGATGTCATAGGAAGTAAACTCAGAGTTCGGTCCTGTGGGGAAGAACGTAGACCACAAAGAGAAGCCATGACCCTTGCTTACATTCCAGTGTACACCCATGAAAATATA
Proteins encoded:
- the RELL2 gene encoding RELT-like protein 2 isoform X1 → MSTGRASGALSLTRTPLEPEPEPEPEPEPEPNHRVLGRAGSAGQAGKGNALGIGEAGPGSWKKACASAVWHPWPGPAPPARTAPWLGFMICHVLKKKGYRCRTSRGSEPDDAQLQPPEDDDMNEDTVERIVRCIIQNEANAEALKEMLGDSEGEGTVQLSSMDATSSLQDGAPSHHHTVHLGSSAPCIHCSRNKRPPLVRQGRSKEGKSRPRPGETTVFSVGRFRVTHIEKRYGLHEHRDGSPTDRSWGSGGGQDPGGGQGFGGGQPRTGIPAVESLPPERPQPPERPLPPERPQPPAIASPPVQNGGLRDSSLGPRALEGNPGASAEPMLRAGGRGPSSGPVSQEANGQPSKPDISDHQMSLPQGAGGV
- the RELL2 gene encoding RELT-like protein 2 isoform X2, giving the protein MSEPQPDLEPPQHGLYMLFLLVLVFFLMGLVGFMICHVLKKKGYRCRTSRGSEPDDAQLQPPEDDDMNEDTVERIVRCIIQNEANAEALKEMLGDSEGEGTVQLSSMDATSSLQDGAPSHHHTVHLGSSAPCIHCSRNKRPPLVRQGRSKEGKSRPRPGETTVFSVGRFRVTHIEKRYGLHEHRDGSPTDRSWGSGGGQDPGGGQGFGGGQPRTGIPAVESLPPERPQPPERPLPPERPQPPAIASPPVQNGGLRDSSLGPRALEGNPGASAEPMLRAGGRGPSSGPVSQEANGQPSKPDISDHQMSLPQGAGGV